The window TTAATGGATAGTCAATTAAAAGATTAGAATATTTGAAGGGTTGAACGTTTGTATTATTCGTTCAACCTTTCAGCTATCTAAATCAACTGCATAGCATAAAAAGTGCTGGATGATATGTTACAAAATCGTCATGTCGTGTCGTTTTTGGTCATGTAAATCGATGGTTAAGGTACCAATTGCTTGATATATTAAGTAGGTTGCAAAGCCAACAATACTAACAAGCATCGATACAAGGAGAAAAAATGATGAGAAAAACAATAAAATTGTATATGTTGATGATCACTATCATGGTAATGATTTATAGTTTACCACCAACAATAGTAAACGCGGACACCAATGATAAAATTAACAAGATTGAACAATTTGTAGAAGAGCAAAGAGCTATTAGTAAAATTCCAGGGATAGCCGTTTTAGTTGTAGAAGAAGGAGAAACGGTTTTTCAAAAAGGCTTTGGGTATGCAGATGTCAAAACGAAAACACCTGTAACATCTGATACACTATTTGAAATAGGGTCTACAACGAAAGCATTTACAGGCCTAGCCATTCTACAATTGGAAAAGGATGGTTTATTAGATCGTTCTGACGATATTCAACAGTATATCCCTTGGCTAAAGTTAAAATATAAGAGCGAGCTGCAGCCGATTACTATTCATCAGTTACTACATCATACAAGTGGGATAGCCTCAAATTCAATAATTCATATTCCTGAAAGTAACCAGAACAATGCTATTGAGCAGACTGTCAAAACATTGCTTGAACAGCCATTAAATCGTAAACCAGGTAGCTCATTTGAGTACGCAACGATTAATTACGATGTATTGGGACTTATTATCGAGAAGGTAACAAAACAACCCTTTGATACGTATATAAAACAGCGGATATTAGAGCCAATCAATATGAATGATTCATTGGTTGGGCTTCCACAAATAAAGTCAGCAGAGATGGCAACCGGTTATAAAATAGGGTGGATGCGAGAACAAACATATACGCCGCCCATTTATCGCGGAAATGTGCCTGCTGGATATATTATTAGCAATACAAATGATATAGCAAAATGGTTGAAATTACAGTTAGGAATTAGCCAAATATATTCTATCGACAAAAAAATCATTCAAGAATCACATATCCATGACCAATCTGTAGAGCCATTCGATAAGGATACATATTATGCTAGTGGATGGGCGGTAATGGATAAAGACGAAAAACAATATCTATTCCATGCAGGAGAGAACCCAACATTTACCTCGTATTTTATTATGCAACCGGATGAAAAGTTTGGGGTTGCCGTTCTGTCCAATATGAATTCCAGCTTTACAACAGCAATAGGTAAAGGCGTAATGGGTTTGTGGGAAGGAAAA of the Lysinibacillus fusiformis genome contains:
- a CDS encoding serine hydrolase domain-containing protein, with amino-acid sequence MMRKTIKLYMLMITIMVMIYSLPPTIVNADTNDKINKIEQFVEEQRAISKIPGIAVLVVEEGETVFQKGFGYADVKTKTPVTSDTLFEIGSTTKAFTGLAILQLEKDGLLDRSDDIQQYIPWLKLKYKSELQPITIHQLLHHTSGIASNSIIHIPESNQNNAIEQTVKTLLEQPLNRKPGSSFEYATINYDVLGLIIEKVTKQPFDTYIKQRILEPINMNDSLVGLPQIKSAEMATGYKIGWMREQTYTPPIYRGNVPAGYIISNTNDIAKWLKLQLGISQIYSIDKKIIQESHIHDQSVEPFDKDTYYASGWAVMDKDEKQYLFHAGENPTFTSYFIMQPDEKFGVAVLSNMNSSFTTAIGKGVMGLWEGKNVTTNHSDSYQKLDKVVTILCIVVASLGVILGLLLMRNVLKIKKKQRIGVSLSGKRIFLLIIHSMSVAAIVTLMIMFPKAKGLTWEFIKVWAPTSISALFYFVIVTGIIYYLYGLLLLFTKRNKF